Genomic window (Zingiber officinale cultivar Zhangliang chromosome 2B, Zo_v1.1, whole genome shotgun sequence):
AGAAGTGCCTCGTGATTCGTACATAGACATAACcgtggtggcaaaaggtgaatacgttcgcccccaatacccccgccaacccgtcccagggcgaACATGGAAGAcgtaaatcacgggcgactactagctTTTGGAAGAACGACTAATACATaagagagacatttacctcgattttACAGAGATTCGAAATCTAGATCTCATGATATAACACCTTATGCGCTCACTATTAGATCGTCCCGAGAGAACTTATACATAGACATAATGGTGACATTATAAAAGAAAATGTCACCTATAGGCAAGGATATGCGAGGCTATATTTTTTTTACACGCATTTTATTATATTCTTTTTCCTATTCCTCTTTAAAAACTAGATTACTGATTTAAACATAGAAGGATCGTCAGAAAACTCTTTTCTAACTCGTTGCTAACACGCTCTGTGATAGCATAAAGTTAAGTTTTTCTTTACTTAATAATAGCGCTATATTTTTAGTCAATCATAATTTATGATCTTCCGATAGGATCAATAGACTTTTTAATTAGATACACATAGATAAATCCGTTAAATTAATATTATTGTCCTTAGAAACTTTTAGATTTAGGTCAAATTagcattattatattttaaagattttcttgattcttgattaaaataattatataatttttaaaatttgattataATTCTCAAGCGATAAACATGACACATCCAGGTCATACGTGAATTCCAGGGAGGAATCGGCACCTCTTAGTGCCCCACCTCGACGGCGACGCTCGCCACGGTCACCTTCCGCCCCAATATCAGCGGGCCACCACCGGCAATCCGTGCAATTGACCTGCCGCCCAATCCCATTCCTCACAGCCGGATCGCCTTTACCCTCTCAGCCAATCCCCTTCCAGATATCTCCCTCCGCCTCTGGAGATCGACGTCGATGCCACTCTCAAAAGCGCATCCGCCGGGCCCGCCGCCCTCCCTGCCACCATCATATTAAACTAATTATGAGGGCAAAGGTAGAATTTTGTAGACCTCCGAGAGCATGTCGCCGGCGATGAGGCATAGCGCCGCCGTGGGTGCCAAAACAGCGCGGGCATGCGACGGGTGCCTGCGCCGCCGCGCCCGGTGGTTCTGCGAGGCCGACGAGGCCTTCCTCTGCCAGTCCTGCGACGTCTCGGTCCACTCCGCTAACCCCCTCGCACGCCGCCACCAACGCGTCCGCCTCAACACCGCCTCCTCCCTCGAGCCCCCTTCTTCTCCCCCCGCGTGGCTCCATGGCTTCACCCGCAAGCCCCGAACGCCGCGCGGCAAGCCGCTGGGGATCTCCAAGGCCGAGCCCCTTGTGCCGGACCTCGAGGCGATGGCCGTGGCGGATGAGGAGGAGTTGGACGAGCAGCAACAGCAACAGCAGCTCCTCTATTGCGTGCCCATCCTGGACCCTGTTATCGACGAGCTCTGCTTGCATCCCCTGTTCGCCGACGACGCCAACGCTTCCGGCGAGGAGGTGAAGCCGGCGCCTGAGGCAACAGGGGAACTGTGCTTGCCTGGGTCCTCCTCCGACGCCTTCGCGGGGCTTCACCCGTCGGAGATGGACCTCGCGGAGTTCGCTTCCGACATGGAGACTTTGCTCGGCCGGGGTCTCGGCGATGACTGCTTCTCCATGGCCGAGCTGGGATTGCTGGGAGAGGATGAGGAGGGGAGGCGAAAGGTGAAGGAGGAGATGGAGTTAGACGGCGGCGACGCGGCCTGTGATTACAGAGTCGACGCCGAGCTCGGTTCGGCTGCGATGGTTGCGGAAGTGGAGGAGGAGATCCCGTTGGAAAATCCGAGGATCAATCTGAGACTGGACTACGAGGCCGTGGTCGTGGCCTGGTCTTCTAACGGATGCTCGCCGTGGATGGACGGCGGTCGACCGGAGCTCGACCCCAAGAGATTACTATGGCCGGAACTCCACGTAAGAAACTAACCGAGCCTCCTTAATTACGTACGGTCTCAAAAATCTCATCTTTCTCAAACTCTGCTTCACGTTAGATGACGGCGGGAGACGGAGGAAGCGCGGAAGTGACGTACTATCCCCTGGGAGTGGCGGCGGCGGTGATGGTGGACGAGGGGAGGGAGGCGCGGGTGTCGAGGTACCGGGAGAAGCGGCGGACGAGGCTGTTCTCCAAGAAGATCCGCTACGAGGTGCGGAAGCTGAACGCGGAGAAGCGGCCGAGGATGAAGGGCCGCTTCGTGAAGCGGGCGTCGGCCTTCCCGGCTACCGGTGCACCAGCTGTTTCCTTGTTTTACAGATGAAACTCCGACGATAGGTATCTGCTGCAGATTAACTATGCATATCGGTATCTACTGTAGTCTGTAAGAGGGCAGGTTCACTTGTGCCTCATGAAACCTTCTCTTCTTCCATGGAAGAACAGCTCAAGGTTTCCCTCtctaaatagaaaaaaaacaCATCTGCATGTTGAATGATATCAGATATCTTGCTCACTATCAATCCATGTCTATGATATTGTAAATACTTTGACCATGGTGAATTATTAAAGATTAGGAGTATTTTGTGCATGGTttcttttcatgtttttttttcctttcgaaTTCATCAACGTCGAATCATCGATGGTTGGAGGGAGGTGTTTTAGTTCTACTTCTACGTGAAAAAAATGGAACTTTACGACTATAATTTAGTCAATCGTAGATTAGAAGAGGCCTTATTGATCGCAAACACTTGCGATGATCTTTTGCTCTGTTATAAATGAAGTCTTTGGTGATGGATCCATTGAAGTTCAAATTGTTGCTCCTAATTGCCCCTCTAAATCCTTTGCCTTGTATATATATTGTTCTTCCTTTCCCACTCCTAATCCTTCCTCTAGTTAGAACGTGCTCTAAGGTCGATCACTACAAGAATACAAAAGAATTATGGAACAATATCGTTGATCGCTACAAGAATACAAAAGAATTATGGAACAATATCGTTGAGCTACATCAGGGCAAATATGATGTGAAGCTAGTCGATGAGATTaaatcctctgtccccaaatttctctgtccccgtgtccccttACCGATCAGACggatcagattacatctcaaggataccttgcacatcacgaggatattgcacacatcttaaagatgtcatgatgccttaagatgtaatctggtccgtctGATCGACAGGgaacacggggacagagaaatttggggacagaaGATTTGATCTGCTAGTCGATAGTGATCTCTGAAGAATGCAACTCATGACATTCAATTCAATATATGAGATGGAGGGATCGGAACCCAAATTCATTTAGAGTAAAAAAAATGATCATTAGACTAGTTGCTAACTAAGATCAATGGATTTCTAAGTATTCCTTAATGGACATCAAAGGAGGATGAAAACTCGGTGTCCAAGGATTTAGAAGTTTACCCATGGGAGAATATTTTATTAACAATGAGTTTGCATAAGGCCTCCCACATTAATGTAAGCCTAGGAAGAAAGACATTATTTTGCCCCTATAGGTGTGGACTCTTGAATATAAGTTGTGATCTGAATTTATTCAATAGATAAATTAGGAAGGAAGGCTGTCTATCTATCATAGAAAAGGAAAGATATTATTAGTGATAATGTCCTAAAACAATTGGATTGCTGAAAGAGAATTGTTATATAATGTACTTGCATATTATAATTAATGAAAGTATGCTTTTACTAATTGATCTCATTAAGTTTGTAAATGATAATCAAAAGAGATGTAAGACAATCCTGAAGTATTTagcgctatatatatatatatatactctctCAGCTTAGTAACTCGACCCTTTTCCCATACCTCTTGATCCGGGCACGGACTCACCCTCCTAATAGTGGAGTACGTGGGTAACACGATCATTGGAAGACATGCAATGACTAGGGACACGGATGAAGGTACGAGGGGCCATGCTGCAACCCCATGATATGAACATGGGGTTCATGCACACATAAGCCACAAAACTCTACTACtttctaaggttttctccctaccattcctcttctaacttgagcattggagtGGTCGCGCCAAGCTCAACCTTGTATAACCTTTTGTTGAGTATTGCAAAGATTTCAAGAGCTTTCTTTGTCACTTGTTCATTAGGAATTCTCCCTACCACAGTTGCTCTCTGTTAACTCATCCAGGAGCAATTTCAAACAAGAACAAATTGACATCGTCTGTGGGAAATGCTTGAGCTAAGACGTTGAGATGATGGGCACCAGGAGAACTATCAAGAACCCTAACTACACAAGCGACAGAGGACATTGTGAGACTATCACCATGATGAGAGAAGATTTCAAATGATTAGTCGACCAAAAGGTGCAAGGGATATTGCAAAGACACCCTCCAGTGAATTGGGCTCTCGAAGGAGTGCCCTCCGCCTTGGCCGAGGTACCTCCTCTCCCCAATTGAATGTAGCCGGATCTGGTTGGCCCTCCTCTCGTCGTATTTGTAAAATCACCAAACTAGAATAGCGATTGCACTAGAGGAGCACTCAAACAAATCGATGGCGGGAGAGAGAACGCCTTGAAATCTCAACAAAGGCAAACTACTCTTATCCGTAGAAGAGAGGGACTCCCAGAGTACTCCTTTCTTCAGTCATGTCTTGGAGGATGAACTGTCGCGTCACTTCCGATCACCTTAGCTCAGAGAGCATATGAGTTAGTCAATCCTGAGGACCACTTGCGTCAGTTTGAGAACACCTTTCTATTGTATCAATAGCTCAGCTAAGTGATGGTTTAGCATACTTCCACCCTATTAAATTTGATCTTTCGACGACTTCAAGACAGCCTTCTTGCATCATTTCACCAGCAACAAGCAGTACCATAAAACACCCCTCAATTTGTTAGCCATAAAGTAGAAGACTTTGAGGGAATATATTTAGTGGTTCAATCGAGTCACCTTGGACGTCCCCTCTGCCACCTCGGAGGTGCTAATGAGTGTCTTCTCTCAAGACCTATTGAAAAGAGATTTCTTTTGCTCTCTAGCGAAGAAACCCCTGATGGATTTTGACCATCTCTTGGGCTGAGTCGagaaatacatcaatgtggaagaagtccATCCGTAAGAAGGAGAGAGGTAGGCGTGCTGACACTAGTGATAACTCGACCTGAACATATGGCTCCCCAGCCCTCTCTATAAAATAGGGAGCCACACTTGCCTCATCAATATTTGCCTGCCCAAAGGGGAGAGAGAACAGTGCAGACTATAGATACAGTTCCTGGTAAGACcgaagaaatttagatatctccacaatggtatgatattgtccactttgagcataaaccatcatgattttattttttagctttgcccaaaatgtctcataccaatggagatatttttcccTTATAAGCTCATAATCTTTcccatatattttcaatgtgggacgttgtttgcaaccttacaactccAACAATCCCtccctcaaatgaaggaccacatTATAGGGGATCtagtggtcggctagaagggggttcaATAGCTTGGACACCGCCAAGTTGATTActtctctacaagaaggttagtacgTAGtggaatatactaaacaaaacAATGAGAGCAAACAAGAAAGAACACAAACACTAACatgattcctttacgtggtttggagattgctTACATCTACTCCAcgacttgtccttgaggtgggcgaacccttaatccttcggtggattagtccccggtaaTCTCCAACTCGATCTTACTCATTCTCGGTGGAATACAACCTCTCAtaaggctctcttcctcttacaagatgaaacttacgtttaggaggaagagaaagacttggaagctttggacagaGACTTAGGATTTATTCAatgagcatgagtaacctccttcatgtcCCAAAGCTCCTCTTAAATAAAAGAAGAGAGTTGATCACAGTATCAACTCACCTCGGCATCAGTTGACTGGtatttccatcagtcgactggtgctaccgttggggCGTGGCCAACGACTACATCGTAGAATGCCAACGGTCACAAACGACcacttaccaatcgactggtaaaagtaccaatcgactggtcgttgttggctgagcgaacagaatgcttctgttcgcttccAATCGACTGAGCAATcgactggaccagtcgactgcaacttccatcagttgactggtcccgttacacactcacactcatcttctctggagtcgcccttgaaaccctcttcctcggccttcgtcccttagacgtgccatccttcacattgccttgaagtccgcttccctcggctcaactccattgctcctcgtctggcggtccctcggatatctcccacatcatccttcaccgtCTCAAGGActcgagccctaggatgagcttcccaagcttagccacACCaaactcctcatgtgtgttttacCAAGTCCTACATGACTCAAACgcacatatcaaaccaatatgaaagcctaacttaaactttttgatacacacatcaaaatcataatCGTACCGATTaaacttaggtcgattgcaccaacaatctccccctttttgatgtatgataatatgtttaagttagacacaaataataacaacttgaaaattacaagcataatataaaacctaagctcccccttaacatatgctctatcactcaattttcaagttttgcacaaaatagagaaataaaagtttctaacttaaaccttcccatttctcccactctgacaccatcaaaaaaaaaaaatacacttaTCTTCCAAGTACACAATGGTATCAATGTTgacttaaaaatacccaaaaTCAGCTTCTGAAAGTGTTAGAAAATAGCTATCAGTTGACTGATAACTGTTGCAGTTGACTGACACAAAGTCAATCCCAATTTCAACCTTTTGAAGCCAACTTAtataaaaaatttcagaaaattcaaaaaatcatgaaattttgaacacgtTTTTCTTATATTGTCCTTTAACTAGGAAACATATGTATTCATGAAAATCcattatatttttaaagttttcataAAAACTCAAAAACCTTGAAAACAACTAAAATTTGTATCACTTTGAAACCTAGTTTTGTAAttatatgtttcaaaatagctataccacagtaaataaaacatataattattttcaaaacatttgaaatatccaactatgatctatgggcaaaatgtccattaattaaacatttactttccccatagttgacctatgatcactaaatattgatacatttcataactcatcaaaataccATAAGCACAAGTGAATTATTAGtatcatcctagcatctcacatCTATGTTTAAAATGATAAAGCAAGCCATTGTGAGATGAAATGAAGGCTGTAGGGATcgttggctggctagaaggggggttgaatagccctacacaaattaaaacaaaacgaaaccttcttagacaattaacttaaataaagaacacttacataaataaaataagaaatgaactgAAAGACAGAGACACtgaaattttacttggttaatcCAAGGAGGTGAATGCGCACTAAAAATcttcttcagacggagaagcctctttacagcatgaAGCACAGAAAGTGAGAAGCTAAATGGAAACTAAAgcatgtacaagtgttgttgcaagaatgctGGTTGTTGTTcaacttctggaccaa
Coding sequences:
- the LOC122047490 gene encoding zinc finger protein CONSTANS-LIKE 16-like is translated as MSPAMRHSAAVGAKTARACDGCLRRRARWFCEADEAFLCQSCDVSVHSANPLARRHQRVRLNTASSLEPPSSPPAWLHGFTRKPRTPRGKPLGISKAEPLVPDLEAMAVADEEELDEQQQQQQLLYCVPILDPVIDELCLHPLFADDANASGEEVKPAPEATGELCLPGSSSDAFAGLHPSEMDLAEFASDMETLLGRGLGDDCFSMAELGLLGEDEEGRRKVKEEMELDGGDAACDYRVDAELGSAAMVAEVEEEIPLENPRINLRLDYEAVVVAWSSNGCSPWMDGGRPELDPKRLLWPELHMTAGDGGSAEVTYYPLGVAAAVMVDEGREARVSRYREKRRTRLFSKKIRYEVRKLNAEKRPRMKGRFVKRASAFPATGAPAVSLFYR